A part of Tistrella mobilis genomic DNA contains:
- a CDS encoding lysine--tRNA ligase — protein MTVDRRLAAEAKAWPFKEAQDLAKRLDGKLPAKGYVLFETGYGPSGLPHIGTFGEVARTTMVRRAFEQLTGMPTKLIAFSDDMDGLRKVPDNIPNQELVRGALGKPLTAVPDPFGTHASFGAHNNARLRAFLDAFGFDYEFRSATDCYRAGAFDDALRRVLERYDEIMKVMLPTLGEERQKTYSPILPVSPATGRVLQVPILSYDAAAATIVFQDEDGTTVEQPVTGGRAKLQWKADWAMRWVALDVDYEMYGKDLIPSAELSGKIARILGGRQPNGFAYELFLDAEGQKISKSKGNGLSIEDWLRYGSPESLSLFMFQQPKRAKRLYFDVIPRAVDDYYAHLRGFHAADEPAKTLENPAWHIHGGNPPAGEPPVGFSMLLNLASACNAEDKSVLWGFITRYAPEATPETQPDLDRLVGYAVNYYQDFVKPQKRYKLPDAAERAAIEALAARLGDLPADATAEAIQDEVYEVGKAHGFENLRAWFKLLYEVLLGQEQGPRMGSFIQLYGRPETIRLIEDALAGKFATA, from the coding sequence ATGACCGTCGATCGCCGTCTCGCGGCCGAGGCCAAGGCCTGGCCGTTCAAGGAAGCCCAGGATCTGGCAAAGCGGCTGGACGGCAAACTGCCCGCGAAGGGCTATGTGCTGTTCGAGACCGGCTACGGCCCCTCGGGCCTGCCCCATATCGGCACCTTCGGCGAGGTGGCCCGCACCACCATGGTGCGCCGGGCCTTCGAGCAGCTGACCGGCATGCCCACGAAGCTGATCGCCTTTTCCGACGACATGGACGGGCTGCGCAAGGTTCCGGACAATATTCCGAACCAGGAACTGGTGCGCGGTGCGCTGGGCAAGCCGCTGACGGCGGTGCCGGATCCGTTTGGCACCCATGCAAGCTTCGGCGCCCACAACAATGCCCGGCTGCGCGCCTTCCTCGATGCTTTCGGCTTCGATTACGAGTTCCGCTCGGCGACCGACTGCTACCGCGCTGGCGCCTTCGACGATGCGCTGCGCCGGGTGCTGGAGCGCTATGACGAGATCATGAAGGTCATGCTGCCGACGCTGGGCGAGGAACGGCAGAAGACCTACAGCCCGATCCTGCCGGTCAGCCCCGCGACCGGCCGGGTGCTGCAGGTGCCGATCCTGTCCTATGACGCCGCCGCCGCCACCATCGTCTTCCAGGACGAGGACGGCACGACGGTGGAGCAGCCGGTGACCGGTGGCCGGGCCAAGCTGCAGTGGAAGGCCGATTGGGCGATGCGCTGGGTGGCGCTCGACGTCGACTACGAGATGTACGGCAAGGATCTGATCCCCTCGGCCGAACTGTCGGGCAAGATTGCCCGCATCCTGGGCGGCCGCCAGCCGAACGGCTTCGCCTATGAACTGTTCCTCGATGCCGAGGGCCAGAAGATCTCGAAGTCGAAGGGCAACGGGCTCAGCATCGAAGACTGGCTGCGCTATGGCTCGCCCGAAAGCCTGTCGCTGTTCATGTTCCAGCAGCCCAAGCGCGCCAAGCGGCTGTATTTCGATGTGATCCCGCGGGCGGTGGACGATTATTACGCCCATCTCCGCGGCTTCCACGCCGCGGACGAGCCGGCGAAGACGCTGGAGAACCCGGCCTGGCACATCCATGGCGGCAACCCGCCGGCAGGCGAGCCGCCGGTCGGCTTCTCGATGCTGCTCAACCTGGCCAGCGCCTGCAATGCCGAGGACAAGTCGGTGCTGTGGGGCTTCATCACCCGCTACGCCCCCGAGGCGACGCCCGAAACCCAGCCCGATCTGGACCGGCTGGTCGGCTATGCGGTGAATTATTACCAGGATTTCGTGAAGCCGCAGAAGCGCTACAAGCTGCCGGACGCGGCCGAGCGCGCGGCGATCGAGGCCCTGGCGGCAAGGCTCGGCGACCTGCCGGCCGACGCCACCGCCGAGGCGATCCAGGACGAGGTCTACGAGGTGGGCAAGGCCCATGGCTTCGAGAACCTGCGCGCCTGGTTCAAGCTGCTCTACGAAGTGCTGCTCGGCCAGGAACAGGGCCCGCGCATGGGCTCGTTCATCCAGCTCTACGGCCGGCCCGAGACCATCCGCCTGATCGAGGACGCCCTGGCCGGCAAATTCGCCACCGCCTGA
- a CDS encoding type II toxin-antitoxin system TacA family antitoxin, whose amino-acid sequence MHDAPDAFATTVAERGATPDTKASINLRIDAGTRQLIDEAAQALGKTRTEFMVESARSLAIDVILDQRLFLLDPARYDAFLQVLDNPPAPGPKLRKLVKRTPAWEK is encoded by the coding sequence ATGCATGATGCTCCGGATGCCTTCGCGACCACAGTTGCGGAGCGTGGCGCTACGCCGGATACCAAGGCCAGCATCAATCTCAGGATTGATGCCGGAACCCGGCAGCTCATCGACGAGGCAGCGCAGGCATTGGGCAAGACCCGCACCGAGTTCATGGTCGAAAGTGCCCGCAGTCTCGCCATTGACGTGATCCTCGACCAGCGGCTCTTTCTGCTCGATCCGGCGCGTTACGACGCCTTTCTGCAGGTGCTTGATAATCCGCCCGCGCCCGGACCGAAGCTCCGCAAACTCGTCAAGCGGACACCGGCATGGGAGAAATAG
- a CDS encoding GNAT family N-acetyltransferase: protein MGEIGGEIEGGEALTSPQPLSPEHDLSTFSCGSPELDAWLRHRALRNEGRFSRTYVMCRGRKVVGYYCISAGALGRAAVPGKLRRNAPDMIPVSVIGRLAVSLDHAGQGLGADLLLDAFGRIAAASRTLGISAVLVQAKDERAKRFYLNCADFIEYPEESRLLLLPIETVIAAFS, encoded by the coding sequence ATGGGAGAAATAGGCGGCGAGATCGAGGGTGGAGAGGCGCTGACCTCTCCCCAGCCCCTCAGTCCTGAGCACGATTTATCAACTTTTAGTTGCGGATCGCCTGAGCTGGATGCCTGGCTGCGGCATCGCGCCCTCCGCAACGAAGGCCGTTTCTCAAGAACCTATGTGATGTGCCGCGGCCGGAAGGTGGTTGGCTATTACTGCATTTCAGCGGGGGCTCTCGGGCGTGCTGCCGTTCCCGGCAAGCTGCGTCGGAATGCCCCCGACATGATACCTGTGTCAGTCATCGGCCGTCTGGCGGTCAGCCTGGATCACGCCGGGCAGGGCCTCGGCGCCGATCTGTTGTTGGACGCGTTTGGTCGTATCGCCGCCGCATCTCGCACCCTTGGCATAAGTGCCGTGCTCGTACAGGCGAAGGACGAACGCGCCAAGCGCTTCTACCTGAACTGCGCTGATTTTATCGAGTACCCGGAGGAAAGCCGCCTGCTCCTGCTTCCGATCGAGACGGTCATCGCGGCCTTCAGCTGA
- a CDS encoding sensor histidine kinase — translation MAAGMLRLLTMIPALLPLVFAAAAVASPATGPLRWITLPVETAAAGEAAGDFVLSFGVADAEALVVRLDHDGESRLLLVQTPDSGFATRPIAAPMLAMPVQLPPGISTLVVGYRLHADTPLQLRLRTAADYDHWQATRHLLDGVLLGLFVTMIVVALLHFFALRSPEYLLYVATCGMVLAFLAQIGGYGFMYLWPEAPGWNQVAPILFMGGVQLAHLAFTIRLLDLRRRAPLLRRAMLLIVAAVPAGFAVFFLTGTLTPLFALSVLYTPLLLIAGLGAVRDGVAGARFFLAGAAALVLFVNLAFGAGVVGGVPLPGGDVFLYPKLGYLIEAACFAGALADRLRVARAQAETALRLRLIDAEELARAEAGKYQALRIAHERQLALAASGHDLAQPLQSIRLALTAMRDDEENRRIRAHIDRALDLTRLMIDELIQGARRAPAVLPLDLAEVFEDLAERHGPQAAARRMRLRLVPTTARVEASQLVLTRILDNLIGNALRYGRSRVVAGVRHRPGFLSIEIHDDGPGISPAERDRLLAPFVQGGGQAGAEGFGLGLHIVQRLSAQSGFGLDIRARPGRGSVFTISIPRTPR, via the coding sequence ATGGCGGCCGGGATGCTGCGGCTGCTGACGATGATCCCGGCCCTGCTGCCGCTCGTCTTCGCCGCCGCGGCCGTCGCCTCGCCCGCAACCGGGCCACTGCGCTGGATCACCCTGCCGGTAGAGACGGCGGCGGCGGGGGAGGCGGCGGGGGATTTCGTGCTGAGCTTCGGGGTTGCCGATGCCGAAGCGCTGGTCGTCCGGCTCGACCATGACGGGGAAAGCCGCCTGCTGCTGGTCCAGACCCCCGACAGCGGCTTCGCCACCCGCCCGATCGCGGCACCGATGCTGGCCATGCCCGTGCAGCTTCCGCCCGGCATCTCGACACTGGTGGTCGGCTACCGGCTGCATGCCGACACGCCCCTTCAGCTCAGGCTCCGCACGGCCGCGGATTACGACCACTGGCAGGCGACGCGGCATCTGCTCGACGGTGTGCTGCTCGGCCTGTTCGTGACGATGATCGTGGTGGCGCTGCTGCATTTCTTCGCCCTGCGCAGCCCGGAATACCTGCTCTATGTCGCGACCTGCGGCATGGTGCTCGCCTTCCTGGCCCAGATCGGCGGCTATGGCTTCATGTATCTCTGGCCAGAGGCGCCGGGCTGGAACCAGGTGGCACCGATCCTGTTCATGGGCGGGGTGCAGCTCGCCCATCTGGCCTTCACCATCCGTCTGCTCGATCTGCGCCGGCGCGCGCCGCTTCTGCGCCGGGCCATGCTCCTGATCGTGGCGGCGGTGCCGGCGGGCTTCGCGGTCTTCTTCCTGACGGGGACGCTGACACCGCTTTTCGCGCTCTCGGTGCTCTACACGCCCCTGCTGCTGATCGCAGGTCTGGGGGCGGTGCGGGACGGGGTGGCCGGTGCCCGCTTCTTCCTGGCCGGTGCCGCCGCGCTGGTGCTGTTCGTGAACCTCGCCTTCGGGGCCGGGGTGGTGGGCGGGGTTCCGCTGCCCGGGGGCGATGTTTTCCTCTATCCCAAGCTCGGCTATCTGATCGAGGCCGCCTGTTTCGCCGGCGCCCTGGCCGACCGGCTGCGGGTGGCGCGGGCACAGGCCGAAACGGCGCTGCGGTTGCGGCTGATCGATGCCGAGGAACTCGCCCGCGCCGAGGCCGGGAAATACCAGGCGCTGCGCATCGCCCATGAGCGGCAGCTGGCGCTCGCCGCCTCGGGCCATGATCTCGCCCAGCCCCTGCAATCGATCCGCCTGGCCCTCACCGCCATGCGCGACGACGAGGAGAACCGCCGGATCCGGGCGCATATCGACCGGGCGCTCGACCTCACCCGGCTGATGATCGACGAGCTGATCCAGGGAGCCCGGCGCGCCCCCGCCGTGCTGCCGCTGGATCTCGCCGAGGTGTTCGAGGATCTGGCCGAACGCCACGGCCCCCAGGCCGCGGCGCGGCGGATGCGGCTTCGCCTGGTGCCGACGACCGCCCGGGTCGAGGCCTCGCAGCTGGTGCTGACCCGGATCCTCGACAATCTGATCGGCAATGCGCTGCGCTATGGCCGCAGCCGCGTGGTCGCCGGGGTGCGCCACCGGCCGGGTTTCCTGTCGATCGAAATCCACGACGACGGGCCGGGCATCAGCCCGGCAGAGCGCGACCGCCTGCTCGCCCCCTTCGTCCAGGGCGGCGGCCAGGCCGGGGCCGAGGGCTTCGGGCTCGGCCTGCACATCGTGCAGCGGCTGTCGGCCCAGTCCGGCTTCGGGCTCGACATCCGCGCGCGGCCCGGGCGGGGCAGCGTGTTCACGATCAGCATTCCCCGCACGCCCCGCTGA
- a CDS encoding LuxR C-terminal-related transcriptional regulator gives MKLLLADDHEIFRDGIRMLIEARTPHRIVCETASGSEIGRLVQTHAPDLAVLDYQMPGAEITAVTAWLKKRFPALRIVILTGTTSGVLHARLVEAGADAVLPKAGDAETLLKALEAVAAGRQVLPQAIREGIAAGAEALSLTQREYQVLRLVCQGLGNAEIAARFNLSDRTIAKHRENLFRKLGVGSAAQAINRATELGLI, from the coding sequence ATGAAGCTTCTTCTCGCCGATGATCACGAGATCTTCCGCGATGGCATCCGCATGCTGATCGAGGCGCGCACCCCGCACCGCATCGTCTGCGAGACGGCATCGGGGAGCGAGATCGGCCGGCTGGTCCAGACCCATGCCCCCGATCTGGCGGTGCTGGATTATCAGATGCCGGGGGCCGAGATCACCGCGGTGACCGCCTGGCTGAAGAAGCGGTTTCCGGCGCTCAGGATCGTGATCCTGACCGGCACCACCTCGGGCGTGCTGCATGCAAGGCTGGTCGAAGCGGGGGCCGATGCCGTGCTGCCCAAGGCGGGCGATGCCGAAACCCTGCTGAAGGCGCTGGAGGCGGTCGCCGCCGGCCGGCAGGTGCTGCCCCAGGCGATCCGCGAGGGGATCGCGGCCGGGGCAGAGGCGCTGTCGCTCACCCAGCGCGAATATCAGGTGCTGCGGCTGGTCTGCCAGGGGCTGGGCAATGCCGAGATCGCCGCCCGCTTCAACCTGTCGGACCGGACCATCGCCAAGCATCGCGAGAACCTGTTCCGCAAGCTCGGCGTCGGCAGCGCCGCCCAGGCGATCAACCGCGCCACCGAACTGGGGCTGATCTGA
- a CDS encoding metal ABC transporter permease: MTTAIDLLITPFRFGFMADALIISLLVAVPAALLSCFLVLKGWSLLGDAISHAVLPGVVISYALGLPYVAGAFAAGLACAVGTGYIGDHSRVKPDTVMGVVYSGMFGAGLVLYVWIRPDVHLDHILFGDMLGVARADILLSGGIALVTTAAIAVKWRDLQLHAFDPVQARAVGLPTRLLHYGLLCLISATVVGALAAVGIILVIALLIAPGAIALLVTRSLGRMLLVAVAVAAGASAAGLIAAFYIDAAPAPTIVLLLAAGFVAAFAISGQRAAIAARG, encoded by the coding sequence ATGACCACCGCGATCGATCTGCTGATCACCCCCTTCCGCTTCGGCTTCATGGCCGACGCGCTGATCATCTCGCTGCTGGTGGCGGTGCCGGCAGCGCTGCTGTCGTGCTTTCTGGTGCTGAAGGGCTGGTCGCTGCTGGGCGATGCCATCTCCCATGCCGTGCTGCCGGGGGTGGTGATCTCCTATGCGCTGGGCCTGCCCTATGTCGCCGGCGCCTTTGCCGCCGGTCTCGCCTGTGCGGTGGGCACCGGCTATATCGGCGACCATTCCCGGGTGAAGCCCGATACGGTGATGGGCGTGGTCTATTCGGGCATGTTCGGCGCGGGGCTGGTGCTCTATGTCTGGATCCGCCCGGATGTGCATCTGGACCATATCCTGTTCGGCGACATGCTGGGCGTCGCGCGCGCCGACATTCTGCTCTCCGGCGGGATCGCGCTGGTGACCACCGCGGCGATCGCCGTCAAATGGCGCGACCTGCAGCTCCATGCCTTCGATCCGGTGCAGGCACGCGCGGTCGGGCTGCCGACCCGGCTTCTGCATTACGGCCTGCTCTGCCTGATTTCGGCGACGGTGGTGGGCGCCCTGGCCGCCGTCGGCATCATCCTGGTCATCGCCCTGCTGATCGCCCCGGGCGCCATCGCCCTGCTGGTCACCCGCAGCCTGGGGCGGATGCTGCTGGTCGCCGTGGCGGTGGCCGCCGGCGCCTCGGCAGCGGGCCTCATCGCCGCCTTCTACATCGATGCGGCACCGGCGCCGACCATCGTGCTGCTGCTGGCGGCCGGCTTCGTGGCGGCCTTCGCCATATCGGGTCAACGGGCGGCGATCGCGGCACGCGGCTGA
- a CDS encoding metal ABC transporter permease: protein MTTLLAPFAYDYMVNAIWVSALVGGVCGLLSCYLMLKGWSLIGDALSHAIVPGVAGAWMIGLPFSLGAFLAGGLAAGAMLFIRRRSRLKEDAVIGLIFSAFFGLGLFMVSVSPVPVDVQAIVLGNILAVTPDDRVQLVLISAVTLAVLAVIWKDLMVVFFDEIHARSIGLAVTRLKLVFFTLLSAATVAALQTVGAFLVISLVVAPGATAFLLTDRFPRLLIIAGLIGSLTSLAGAYASYFLDGATGGIIVVLQTLIFLAAFLFAPRHGLIAARRRRMSSAEGRVA, encoded by the coding sequence ATGACCACCCTGCTCGCCCCCTTCGCCTATGACTACATGGTCAACGCGATCTGGGTCTCGGCCCTGGTCGGCGGGGTCTGCGGCCTGCTCTCGTGCTATCTGATGCTGAAGGGCTGGTCGCTGATCGGCGATGCGCTGTCCCATGCCATCGTGCCGGGCGTGGCCGGCGCCTGGATGATCGGCCTGCCCTTCTCGCTGGGCGCTTTCCTGGCGGGCGGGCTCGCGGCCGGCGCGATGCTGTTCATCCGCCGCCGCAGCCGCCTGAAAGAGGATGCGGTGATCGGGCTGATCTTCTCGGCCTTCTTCGGGCTCGGCCTGTTCATGGTCTCGGTCTCGCCGGTCCCGGTGGATGTGCAGGCGATCGTGCTCGGCAACATCCTGGCGGTCACGCCTGATGACAGGGTCCAGCTGGTGCTGATCTCGGCGGTCACGCTTGCCGTGCTGGCGGTCATCTGGAAGGACCTGATGGTGGTGTTCTTCGACGAGATCCATGCCCGCTCGATCGGTCTTGCGGTCACCCGGCTCAAGCTCGTCTTCTTCACCCTGCTCTCAGCCGCAACCGTCGCCGCACTCCAGACCGTCGGCGCCTTTCTGGTGATCTCGCTGGTGGTGGCGCCGGGGGCGACCGCCTTCCTGCTCACCGACCGCTTCCCAAGGCTGCTGATCATCGCCGGCCTGATCGGCTCGCTCACCAGCCTGGCCGGCGCCTATGCCAGCTATTTCCTGGACGGCGCCACCGGCGGGATCATCGTCGTTCTGCAGACCCTGATCTTCCTGGCGGCCTTCCTGTTCGCGCCGCGCCACGGGCTGATCGCCGCCCGGCGGCGGCGGATGTCGTCGGCCGAAGGGAGGGTCGCATGA
- a CDS encoding manganese/iron ABC transporter ATP-binding protein, whose amino-acid sequence MTPSFPRTAARARTRFPETVAGIEVEGVTVTYRNGLTALRDAGFRIPPGSITALVGVNGAGKSTLFKAIMGLVRPRGGRISILGRPAAQALKANLVAYVPQSEEVDWTFPVLVEDVVMMGRYGHMGLMRRARPRDHAAVAAALDRVGMTAFRRRQIGELSGGQKKRVFLARAIAQDARVILLDEPMTGVDVGTEDQIIALLEALRDEGRVMLVSTHNLGSVPEFCDRCVLVKGTVLAAGPTAEVFTRRNLEAAFGGALRHVVLEAAGADGRSLGVITDDERPLLLRGGRTTTRRDGSGDVEVAR is encoded by the coding sequence ATGACCCCGTCCTTTCCCCGCACCGCCGCCCGCGCCCGCACCCGTTTCCCCGAAACCGTCGCCGGTATCGAGGTCGAGGGCGTCACCGTCACCTATCGCAACGGCCTGACCGCGCTCCGCGATGCCGGCTTCCGGATCCCGCCCGGCAGCATCACCGCGCTGGTCGGCGTCAACGGTGCCGGCAAATCGACCCTGTTCAAGGCGATCATGGGGCTGGTCCGGCCGCGAGGCGGGCGGATCAGCATTCTGGGCCGGCCGGCCGCCCAGGCGCTCAAGGCCAATCTGGTCGCCTATGTGCCGCAGAGCGAGGAGGTCGACTGGACCTTCCCGGTGCTGGTGGAGGATGTGGTCATGATGGGCCGCTACGGCCATATGGGGCTGATGCGCCGGGCCAGGCCGCGCGATCATGCCGCCGTCGCGGCCGCACTCGACCGGGTCGGCATGACCGCCTTCCGCCGCCGCCAGATCGGCGAGCTGTCGGGCGGGCAGAAGAAGCGGGTCTTCCTGGCCCGCGCCATCGCCCAGGATGCCCGGGTCATCCTGCTCGACGAACCCATGACCGGGGTGGATGTCGGCACCGAAGACCAGATCATCGCCCTGCTCGAAGCCCTGCGCGACGAGGGAAGGGTGATGCTGGTCTCCACCCATAATCTGGGCAGCGTGCCCGAATTCTGCGACCGCTGCGTGCTGGTGAAGGGCACGGTGCTCGCCGCAGGGCCGACGGCCGAGGTCTTCACCCGCCGCAATCTGGAAGCGGCTTTCGGCGGCGCGCTCCGCCATGTGGTGCTGGAGGCGGCCGGTGCCGACGGCCGGTCGCTGGGCGTGATCACCGATGACGAGCGGCCGCTGCTGCTGCGCGGCGGCCGTACCACCACCCGCCGCGACGGATCGGGAGATGTGGAGGTGGCGCGATGA
- a CDS encoding metal ABC transporter substrate-binding protein, with protein MGMRSIAAVLLALVMSGAAALPAQAAEKLKVLTTFTVIADIAANVAGDAAEVVSITKPGADIHTYSPTPGDIRRALGAGLVLRNGLNLELWFEKFLRNLGEVPAATVSDGISPIGITEGPYEGKPNPHAWMSPEAVKIYVANIRDALSAADPGHAATYAANAAAYAARIDAVAAPIRERLAALPPDRRWLVTSEGAFSYLARDFGLKEAWIWPINADGQGTPQQVRRVIDTVRAHGIPVVFSESTVSPDPARQVARETGARYGGVLYVDTLTDADGPVPTYLDLLRVTAGRIADELSRP; from the coding sequence ATGGGCATGCGTTCCATCGCCGCCGTTCTGCTCGCCCTCGTGATGTCCGGCGCCGCGGCCCTGCCGGCGCAGGCGGCCGAAAAGCTGAAGGTGCTGACCACCTTCACGGTGATCGCCGACATCGCCGCCAATGTCGCGGGCGATGCGGCCGAGGTGGTGTCGATCACGAAGCCCGGTGCCGATATCCATACCTACAGCCCCACCCCCGGCGACATCCGCCGGGCCCTGGGGGCCGGGCTGGTGCTGCGCAACGGGCTCAACCTCGAACTCTGGTTCGAGAAATTCCTGCGCAACCTGGGCGAGGTGCCGGCCGCGACCGTCTCGGACGGCATCAGCCCGATCGGCATCACCGAGGGCCCCTATGAGGGTAAGCCCAACCCGCATGCCTGGATGTCGCCCGAGGCGGTGAAGATCTATGTCGCCAATATCCGCGACGCCCTCTCGGCCGCCGATCCGGGCCACGCCGCAACCTATGCCGCCAATGCCGCCGCCTATGCAGCCCGGATCGATGCGGTGGCGGCACCGATCCGCGAACGGCTGGCGGCCCTGCCGCCGGACCGGCGCTGGCTGGTGACCAGCGAAGGCGCCTTTTCGTATCTCGCCCGCGATTTCGGGCTGAAGGAAGCCTGGATCTGGCCGATCAATGCCGATGGTCAGGGCACGCCCCAGCAGGTCCGCCGGGTGATCGATACGGTGCGCGCGCACGGGATCCCGGTCGTGTTCTCGGAAAGCACCGTCTCGCCCGATCCCGCCCGTCAGGTCGCCCGCGAGACGGGCGCGCGCTATGGCGGCGTGCTTTATGTCGACACGCTGACCGACGCCGACGGGCCGGTGCCGACCTATCTGGACCTGCTTCGCGTCACCGCCGGCCGCATCGCCGACGAACTCTCCCGTCCCTGA
- a CDS encoding M14 family metallopeptidase, producing the protein MTLLIDQTFERTLDRLLATYATPDWRGASLDAWLFEDAGQRRAAEARFRAAGVDARLHPAYKPLIGFFVEDARAAGPFTRVELGYPVVPDAGENRFRLEAYPLAGMIGDARLDLVPEAVAAGAMPAYRLRLEAADGSLTDLTLPAPNHLAEDHVGQMRLSPTGWLKLAHPDGRRIDQRLETEYEALFHRAMAVITAWDWGADEPFFETLEIRVDLPGADTRLPVGEEVISLHEALHEELYFSLLEHFQRHSGRPIGARDLQPGRILPDIRSADGAHRLRIETRPLDTGEADWPDQPLHEAEAPFGMAQIRAELDRIGGEVFVAGSRAGRPVLARHRQGSDHPVMISGGQHANEVSGVAGAIRAAALLAARPTAHFTIAPVENPDGYAMHRRLTRSQPDHMHHAARYTALGDDLEYRRQTGRGQTGPLYEAAIRVEAQARTGADLHLNLHGYPSHEWTRPLTGYVPRGFEMWTVPKGFFLILRHHPGWEDRARRLLTRVTAELGRLPDLAALNARQIALYEIHAGRLGFEVIDGFPCMVSEQPAQVPAVTLITEYPDETVYGAAFRLAHEAQTRAVLAAYDAWQEIAGA; encoded by the coding sequence ATGACGCTGCTCATCGACCAGACCTTCGAGCGCACCCTCGACCGGCTGCTCGCCACCTACGCCACCCCCGACTGGCGGGGCGCCAGCCTGGATGCCTGGCTGTTCGAGGATGCCGGCCAGCGCCGCGCCGCCGAGGCGCGGTTCCGGGCGGCGGGGGTCGATGCCCGGCTGCACCCGGCCTACAAGCCGCTGATCGGCTTTTTCGTCGAGGATGCCCGCGCCGCCGGCCCCTTCACCCGGGTCGAACTCGGCTATCCGGTGGTGCCTGATGCGGGCGAGAACCGCTTCCGGCTGGAGGCCTATCCGCTGGCCGGCATGATCGGCGATGCCCGGCTGGATCTGGTGCCCGAAGCCGTGGCGGCGGGCGCCATGCCCGCTTACCGGCTGCGGCTGGAAGCGGCCGATGGCAGCCTCACCGACCTCACTTTGCCCGCCCCCAACCATCTGGCGGAAGACCATGTCGGCCAGATGCGGCTCTCGCCCACCGGCTGGCTGAAACTGGCCCATCCCGATGGCCGGCGGATCGACCAGCGGCTGGAAACCGAGTACGAGGCGCTGTTTCACCGCGCCATGGCGGTGATCACGGCCTGGGACTGGGGGGCGGACGAGCCCTTTTTCGAGACCCTGGAGATCCGCGTCGACCTGCCCGGCGCCGATACCCGCCTGCCGGTCGGCGAAGAGGTGATCAGCCTGCACGAGGCGCTGCACGAGGAGCTGTATTTCTCGCTGCTGGAACATTTCCAGCGCCATTCCGGCCGGCCGATCGGCGCCCGCGACCTTCAGCCCGGCCGGATCCTGCCCGACATCCGCAGCGCCGACGGCGCCCACCGCCTCAGGATCGAGACCCGGCCGCTGGATACCGGAGAGGCCGACTGGCCCGACCAGCCGCTGCACGAGGCCGAAGCCCCCTTCGGCATGGCCCAGATCAGGGCGGAACTCGACCGGATCGGCGGCGAGGTCTTCGTCGCCGGCTCCCGCGCAGGCCGGCCGGTGCTCGCCCGCCATCGCCAGGGCAGCGATCATCCGGTGATGATCAGCGGCGGCCAGCACGCCAACGAGGTCTCGGGCGTCGCCGGTGCGATCCGTGCCGCCGCCCTGCTCGCCGCCCGCCCGACCGCGCATTTCACCATCGCCCCGGTCGAAAACCCCGACGGCTATGCCATGCACCGCCGGCTGACCCGAAGCCAGCCCGACCATATGCATCATGCGGCGCGCTACACCGCACTCGGCGACGACCTCGAGTATCGCCGGCAGACGGGGCGTGGCCAGACCGGGCCGCTCTACGAAGCTGCGATCCGGGTGGAGGCGCAGGCGCGGACCGGTGCCGACCTGCATCTCAACCTGCACGGCTACCCGTCCCATGAATGGACCCGGCCGCTGACCGGCTATGTGCCGCGCGGTTTCGAGATGTGGACGGTGCCCAAGGGCTTCTTCCTGATCCTGCGCCATCATCCGGGCTGGGAAGACCGGGCCCGCCGGCTGCTGACCCGGGTGACCGCCGAGCTTGGCCGCCTGCCCGATCTGGCGGCCCTCAACGCCCGCCAGATCGCGCTTTACGAAATCCATGCCGGCCGGCTGGGCTTCGAGGTGATCGACGGCTTCCCCTGCATGGTCTCGGAACAGCCGGCTCAGGTGCCGGCGGTCACGCTGATCACCGAATATCCCGACGAAACCGTCTATGGCGCCGCCTTCCGGCTGGCCCATGAGGCCCAGACCCGGGCGGTGCTGGCCGCCTATGACGCCTGGCAGGAGATTGCGGGGGCCTGA